In a single window of the Gossypium hirsutum isolate 1008001.06 chromosome D02, Gossypium_hirsutum_v2.1, whole genome shotgun sequence genome:
- the LOC107909637 gene encoding serine/arginine-rich splicing factor RSZ21 isoform X1: MSRVYVGNLDPRVTERDLEDEFRIFGVLRSVWVARRPPGYAFIEFDDRRDAIDAIRELDGKNGWRVELSHNSKGGGGRGGRRGGGEDLKCYECGEPGHFARECRSRYGSRGLGSGRRRSPSPRRRRSPSYGHGRRSYSPGRSPRRRSISPRRGRSYSRSPPYRYSRRDSPYANGD, translated from the exons ATGTCTCGGGTCTATGTTGGGAATTTGGATCCTCGGGTCACTGAGAGGGATCTCGAAGACGAGTTTAGGATTTTTGGCGTTCTCCgcag TGTATGGGTAGCTCGAAGGCCTCCTGGGTATGCGTTTATTGAGTTTGATGATCGCAGGGATGCTATTGATGCAATTCGTGAACTGGATG GAAAAAATGGTTGGCGTGTGGAACTTTCTCATAATTCAAAAGGTGGTGGAGGCCGTGGTGGGCGCCGTGGTGGGGGTGAGGATTTAAAGTGTTATGAGTGTGGTGAGCCTGGTCACTTTGCTCGCGAATGCCGCTCGCGTTATGGATCACGAGGCCTGGGAAGTGGCCGGCGTCGAAGCCCCAGTCCTCGTCGCCGTAGGAGTCCAAGTTATGGGCATGGGCGCAG GAGCTATAGTCCAGGAAGATCTCCTCGGCGCCGCAGCATATCACCTCGTCGTGGTCGGAGTTACAGCAGGTCGCCTCCATATCGTTATTCTCGTCGTGATTCACCTTATGCAAATGG AGATTAA
- the LOC107909637 gene encoding serine/arginine-rich splicing factor RSZ21 isoform X2, which produces MSRVYVGNLDPRVTERDLEDEFRIFGVLRSVWVARRPPGYAFIEFDDRRDAIDAIRELDGKNGWRVELSHNSKGGGGRGGRRGGGEDLKCYECGEPGHFARECRSRYGSRGLGSGRRRSPSPRRRRSPSYGHGRSPGRSPRRRSISPRRGRSYSRSPPYRYSRRDSPYANGD; this is translated from the exons ATGTCTCGGGTCTATGTTGGGAATTTGGATCCTCGGGTCACTGAGAGGGATCTCGAAGACGAGTTTAGGATTTTTGGCGTTCTCCgcag TGTATGGGTAGCTCGAAGGCCTCCTGGGTATGCGTTTATTGAGTTTGATGATCGCAGGGATGCTATTGATGCAATTCGTGAACTGGATG GAAAAAATGGTTGGCGTGTGGAACTTTCTCATAATTCAAAAGGTGGTGGAGGCCGTGGTGGGCGCCGTGGTGGGGGTGAGGATTTAAAGTGTTATGAGTGTGGTGAGCCTGGTCACTTTGCTCGCGAATGCCGCTCGCGTTATGGATCACGAGGCCTGGGAAGTGGCCGGCGTCGAAGCCCCAGTCCTCGTCGCCGTAGGAGTCCAAGTTATGGGCATGGGCGCAG TCCAGGAAGATCTCCTCGGCGCCGCAGCATATCACCTCGTCGTGGTCGGAGTTACAGCAGGTCGCCTCCATATCGTTATTCTCGTCGTGATTCACCTTATGCAAATGG AGATTAA